The genomic window GGTTTTCCACAAAGTAATGGTCCTGCTGGAGATCTGAATGTACAAAGCAAACAAATGCAGAGTTAGTAGAGAACCGCTCAAATAATCATCATGTGCTAATTACAAACCAGCATGAAAAAGTACATATCTATGAAATCTGGATTGTAACAAACCGAATCTGATAATAACAGTGTATCAATCTGAAACCAGGTTAATGTTGTATTCCAAGTCACTTACATTTTCAAAGAGCTCATCTCAATGTTCAGTTGGAACACATTTTCAAAGATGACATAATAATGCTAATAATACTCATAACCCTACCTCGTTTGCAAAGATACCTTAATAGAGACATCTTTGTCACTTATGTATATCAACGCAGCACATCAATCAAGGTTATGAAACAAGTCAAAGTACCGAATCTATATACGGTTACCAAAGCTAAAATTTTCTCCCAATCCCTACGGAAATCtttgaaacagagcaaagtcTCAATCCTAAAACCTTTCCGCAGgctcaaagaagaaagaaactattTCTTGGCACAAACATTGCTTTGCAGTTTCAATTCATCATCACTACAACATCTTAAACCGACTATACAATATAAAAGAACACAACTTGAAGCAAACCTGTTGATGACGTTTGTGCAACCAGTGTAGAGCTTCTGCTTACTATCCTTGAGAATATGCAATTGACAGTATTTGGTAAGCGCCATAGCTTTAGCTTTGCATCCATACATACAGAACCCGGAATTGCTGTTTGCATACTGATCACCATCATTACCCTTATCTCCACTACCTTCTGGATCAAGCCTCCGTCTCTTATTCGATTGATTTTGTTCGTCTTTAAACTGACTAACCCCATACTTACACCAATAATCCCTGTGTTGCGCCTTGAGATCCTCCATTAAAGCCCAATAATGGTTTTTATAACACTTGGCCAGCTGCTTTAGGTTGTCTGCTCGGCGTCGGAGAAGCTCTGGGCGTGTGAGGTGACTAGAGCTTGCGAggatttcatcttcttgtaaCATCGTAATCGGTGAATTCGAGGTCGATGGTAAGACGTTTGTGCTAGGTTTAGGGTTCCGAATTTGGGGTTCAACTGAAGTGGAAGCCACAGCGGTGGAAGATGCAGCGTTGGAGGAAGACGGAGGTCTTGGGGGTTTCAAGGAGAAAGGGTTTTGCTCAGTGTTCTTGGCAGCTGACGCCATTGTCGTCGCCGGAAAATGATGACAGAGAAGATTCAAAATgcgagatttttttttctcttaattacTTGATTGAAAACATCCATGGGCCCAAACCaattatttaactattttatcAATGTATGGGCCAAATTATTCAACAAATAGGCCCAAAGGAAATTGGATGTGAAACCTGATTTTCTGAATTAGGTCAAGTATAAGTACTAATAGCATCTCTTTCGAGATTACGCCGCTCatttttagggtttcagatATAGGCAGATTCTCACATTTGCAAACATGACGACTCAGATcagcaagaagagaaaggtgAATTGTGTGATTCTgttcattttgttctttcaatGGATTTATCGTATTGGAACTGTTTTGGTAACTGtgttgagattttgattttgtagtttgtaGCGGACGGTGTGTTCTACGCTGAATTGAATGAGGTTCTTACAAGAGAGCTAGCAGAGGATGGTTACTCTGGTGTTGAGGTTAGGGTTACTCCTATGAGGACTGAGATTATCATCAGAGCTACACGTACTCAGAATGTTCTCGGTATGTTTTTGATCTTCGAGCTTAATCATTTCTTCTATTATACGGTAGTGACTGTAAAATTTGATTGTATTTCAGGTGAGAAGGGGAGGAGAATTAGGGAATTGACTTCCCTTGTTCAGAAGAGATTCAAGTTTCCAGTTGACAGTGTTGAGCTTTATGCCGAGAAGGTTAACAACAGAGGTCTCTGTGCCATCGCTCAGGCTGAGTCTTTACGTTACAAGCTTCTTGGTGGTCTCGCTGTTCGTAGGTACGACATTTCTCTAGTTCGTTTGCTATGTTACTTTGTTTGATCAGTTTAGTTTATCATTAGAGACTGATTTGGATAGGTTACTAGTGTATATAAGCATTCACCGATCGTTATAGTTGTATGTTTAGTATAGAGTAATTGTTCTTATAGACTCTGTATGGTTTCAAATAGGTATTGTCTAGCTTCTAAGTGTAATGACTTTAAGTTCTCATGCAATGGTTATATGTTGTATAGGGCTTGCTATGGTGTGTTGAGGTTTGTTATGGAGAGTGGAGCTAAGGGATGCGAGGTTATCGTGAGTGGAAAGCTTCGTGCTGCCAGAGCCAAGTCTATGAAGTTCAAAGATGGCTACATGGTGTCATCTGGTCAACCAACTAAGGAATACATAGACTCTGCAGTGAGACATGTTTTGCTTAGACAAGTGAGTTTCGTCTGAGTTGTTCTTATTAGAGTTAAGTAAAAAATCAACAACGTCTAATTAAAGTGTTGTTAAACCGAATATGTAGGGTGTGTTGGGAATCAAGGTGAAGGTTATGCTTGATTGGGACCCTAAGGGCATATCAGGACCAAAGACACCATTGCCTGATGTTGTGATCATTCATTCtcctaaagaagaagaggccaTCTATGCACCTGCTCAGGTTGCTGCCCCGGCTGCTCTCGTAGCAGATGCACCACTCACAGCCGTAGATTACCCTGCGATGATCCCAGTCGCCTAAAAGAATCCTTTGTACTAGTCgatgtgattttgttttcaactgTTCTTGCTCTTTTGACAGATTATAGCTTCTCGTATCTTCGAATCAGACACGTTTCCTCTGTTCTTATTCGAAAATTATCTCAAGTTTCCATTGTTGAAAAAGCCCTTTTTAGTTTCATAAATCATTCTCTCTTTGGCAAATTATTCTGAATTAATTCGTAATATTACAAGACCAGTTTGTCCAAATTTTGGTACATCCATCGAATTAACTAATCGTAATTACTAATTACTAATTACTCTCATCACATGAAATATGAAAACACAAGTATTTGCGTTTAGTTATATCCACGTGTTTGAATACTAACCGTCTGTTGTTATAAAACTCCGACGATTTTCCCGCTCCGTCGACACAAACCTCCTCCGTCTTTCGTAAAAGGTTCTCGAGATCTAAGTCTCACTTCTAAAGCTCTGACAATGGCGGACGAAATCGGATTCTTCCAACTCAACACCGGAGCAAAGATCCCATCGGTTGGTCTCGGGACATGGCAAGCTGCTCCTGGCGTCGTTGGAGACGCCGTCGCCGCCGCTGTGAAGGTTCTTCTGTGATTTTCCGTCTCATGGTTTCTCATTTGACTGATCCTTAGAGATCTTTGATTAGATGTTCTGATCCTTACATAGTTTGGTTTTTCCCTCAATATTGGTTGATCTTGGGATTTACGGATTGATTTGGAAATTCGTTTCAGTAGCAGAAGAACTTAATAATCATTTCGTTTTCTGCAGATTGGATATCAGCATATTGATTGTGCTTCAAGATATGGCAATGAAATTGAGGTAAAATTCACCGATCCGAATCTGTATCTTCCATAGTTTGCTTCATATAGTTCATCTTTTGACGGCTCGTTACTTGATTTGCCTTTATATAGAACAGTATATAGTATGATCGTTCTTACTCGATTGGCTGTTTTATGTAATTCTTACTAAGGTTAACCAATTTATATTTAGGAATGACAATTGCACACATTGTCTTGtgtatctttttcttaaactagCTTTAAGTTATGTAGGATTAATGGAGTTATTTGTTATAGACTGTTTACAAGTTCATTTGAAATGtggctttttgtttttcttgatgGAGAAATTGAAAGCTTTTTTTAACCTGCAGATTGGGAAAGTTCTGAAGAAGTTGTTTGATGATGGCGTAGTGAAGCGTGAGAAGCTGTTCATCACATCAAAAATCTGGTATTTTGTTCATGAAGTTTCTGCATCTCTATCATTTTTATGCATTTTCAGTTTCCCTCGTTTGCTTAAGCCTCTTAACCTATTAAAATCTACAAATTATGCAAGCACAGGTTGACTGATCTTGACCCTCCGGATGTACAGGACGCATTGAACAGAACTCTTCAGGATCTGCAGCTTGATTATGTTGATTTGTATCTCGTAAGCACGACTTCTTTGAACAAATGCtgattttttaataagttCTAACAGTTTTCAAGATCCGTTCCTTTCTTCAATATCTAGCCTGAATTGTCCGGATCTCTGGATTTGAAACTATACATATGCTTGCTTAtactttgatttgtttcatttgatatttttttcaagatGCACTGGCCTGTTCGGTTGAAGAAAGGTACTGTTGACTTTAAGCCTGAGAACATTATGCCTATCGATATTCCGAGCACATGGAAAGCAATGGAAGCACTGGTTGATTCAGGCAAGGCAAGAGCCATTGGCGTAAGTAATTTCTCTACAAAGAAACTCTCAGATCTTGTGGAGGCTGCTCGTGTTCCTCCCGCTGTAAACCAGGTGGAATGTCATCCTTCATGGCAACAACATAAGCTACATGAGTTTTGCAAGTCCAAAGGGATCCACCTCTCAGTAAGTtttaaaacactaaacatTTCCAAATCATTTAATGAGTCCGAATgtcatatttatatacactTCGTGAATGTTGATTGTGGCAGGGATATTCGCCATTGGGATCTCCTGGAACAACGTGGGTGAAGGCCGATGTTTTAAAGAGTCCGGTTATTGAAATGATTGCTAAAGAAATCGGGAAGTCTCCCGCACAAACCGCGCTTCGATGGGGACTTCAAATGGGTCATAGTATACTTCCCAAAAGCACAAATGAAGGAAGAATCAGAGAGAACTTTGATGTCTTGGGATGGTCTATTCCAAAAGAAATGTTTGACAAGTTTTCCAAGATAGAGCAGGTAAGTGAAACAATAAACCACATTTCTGCAAATTTCGTATCTGTGAGTAGTCTTAACTGTAACCTCTtgtattttggattttgaatcaTCTCTGTGCAGGCTAGGTTAGTCCAAGGCACGTCGTTTGTTCATGAGACGTTGAGTCCTTATAAAACACTTGAAGAGCTTTGGGATGGTGAGATCTGAATCAAAAGATgtcttttgttgaattttaaagttgaaaaagaacaaagttcCACTGCTTTAAGCTTTGATCGAGAATGTGTAAACGattcaattttcaataaaagtAGGATTTTGCAGACATATTAACAATCTCTTATGTTCATACAGTAAATCACTAATCCGAGAGGTTGATGATAGATAATCTAACAGTtatatttgaaagagaaatatagacGAGTATTAGACTGTAGATAGAATCTGATTCCATTGGCCTCAAAGCCTAATAATTATCTTTAATAAAGCagaaaaatcgaaaacatGAATTCGCATAAAGAGAAACTAACATTTTCAATTCAATGACAAAGCCACATAGCTAATAAATCGAAAcctcaaaaaacaaacaagagcTTATGACATTGTCAGATTGTCTCTCACTGTTGTTTAGCTTcgaccttcttcttctgccaGAGCCTGTCCACGCCACTGTCTGCGTCTCCCTGCAGATGCAATCATAATGtcaatatacatatacaatCATGAACTTTGTTATAACAACTGTGGAGATGATTATAAAGTAATTAGCAGAGTGGAAATTCACAAACCTGAGCACGGACAAATCCGCAGAGAGCAAAAGTGGTGAATTGGCCAGTGTAGAGACCATTAGCATCAAGATGACCAATGTTAAGCTGAACTGAAGCATGATCCTTTGATGTGATCATTCTGTTTGTTGCCGAGCTAAACAAATTACCATTACACAACAATAGAATCAGCTTAGGCTACTTAATTAAGACAATTAGCTTAAGATTTTAATCAAACGTTACACAGAGAACAAAGAGAGCTGATATATACCATTTCCTTGGAATGTAGAGCTCTGTGACCTGACCTGCGTCGTTCTCCATTTTTGAGATTTagcttcaaaaaaaaatcgatctgagcaagtaaacaaacaaaaaaactaatcagaTGAGCAATAGAACCTCGAATTAAGAGATTCATCAAGAATAATTGATCACATtcaacaataatatataatcaacaAAAGACACAACGAGATAACTAATTCTGAAATCGAAACCTAGATTATTCCGATGCGTTAATTAGCAATACAGTGAAAGGAGATTAAGATACTACGGAGAAATTCTCACCtgcgaggaagaagaagaatctgagagAGGTTTGGCGGCGACAAAGATAGGGTTTGCTTAATTCATAGGTTTATTAGATTTATAGTAGCGAGCTAGGGTTTGCTTATTTCATAGGAATGACTACTATACCCTTCAACTTTTAATTGAAGAGCAATAAAAACCGATCCAATTAGAGCggtatacaaaattaaatcaaaccGAAATACTAAACTTTTTCAACCAGAATTGTACCGACAGTTAATTGTAACCGGAATCGAACGTAACCAAACCATAAATACTGGTTCAGTTTGGTAGTAACTTAAGTTCATTCAATTTGATAACAAACTTTTATTATTGGTTCAAATGTTTGCTTCATGGATGaatttttcagattttcttGCATACTTTTTCCCAAAATGGTTTGTGGTAGACAATTGAGAATGATACACATAAAATGGTTGACAAgtttgttctctgttttgtaataatgaggaattcagtttttcttgtttgtgaAATTTTGACTCTTTATCGAAACCCTCTCAAGAACCTGAAATcacacatcaaaaacaaagtaCAAGAGACACAATATATAATCTAACGATTGTGACTGTTAAAGTTTAACAACTCATACAAGTATCACTTCACCCAATGTGTTTCTGTCCCGAAACTGCGGTCTCCAGCGTCTCCAAGCCCAGGGATTATGTACCTAGTTCATGACAAATACATAAGGACATTAAAATACAATCGCCAGTTTTCATATGGAAAGCCAAAGAACCTAATGACTTACCCCTTTTCATTGACTTCAGGATCAATAATTCCAGCATATACATGAAGCCTGAAATGTTTCAAATAGTAGCCAAACAGTTTAGTAAAAAGAGAGTTAACTAAATGGTAAGCAAGGTGAGAGTTGATCTTTTGCTATTGATTACCCGGGGAATTTCTCGTTAAGCTTCGATAGTGCAGGAGGTGCAGCAATCGCACAAATCTGTAatcagaaaaatcaaaacaattaacACTTCGATTTCTGACAAAAGCTGTTTCCTATATATATGCTTACCACTTTGATTTGCTGAACAGACAAACCACGTTCCTTCAATAGATCCATCGCCGCCATTATGGTACCACCTAAAATACAAGTTACTAAGTTACTAAACCTACGCTTCTAGCTATGAAACATTCGTATTACCATGTCATGCGTTCACATTCACATATTATCGTGTACATTTGAACATCAAACCCTAACTATACTTCTAATATGGAGGTGGCTAAAATGATAAGACTTTCTTACCTGTGGCAAGCACTGGGTCGACCAAAAATACTCTTGAATTCTTGGGAAATTCATCAGGCAACCTAAAGAAGATGTATCAAAGGTGTTATTATAAACACTTCAGTAACTACAAACACAATGCTGCAGAGAAGTTCTTACTTGTTAAGATACACCGATGGTAAAAGTGTTTTCTCATCTCTACTTACTcctgtaaaagaaaagaagcacGGGGACATCAATAAGCTATTTGataaaagttttcatttttgacaTCCGAAGTTCAGGCAAGAGATGATATATAGCTAGATTACTAACctaaatgataaattttattagCAGGTAAAACTGAGGATGCGTGTTCCGCAAGAGCAAGACCAGCTCTTAATATCGGAACAACCTACACAgagacaaaaccaagaatTAGAAACGCTTACATGTAAGGtcgaaaagaaaatatagacAGGAAGAGTTTGAGGGATAAACAAACCGCAATAGGCTCTCTAGGATCAATGAATTCAACAGAAGCAGGACCCATTGGAGACATTATTTCACCCACAACAGTTGGCTTAACCGCATagagcaaaaaacaaaaaacaataagcAAAAAACGGGTAGGAAGAATTCAAGAATAATAGAGATGTGAAATTCTACGCACCAGCCACTCTCGTGATGCTTCATACATGAGTAATCTCCCTAGTTCAGCTATTGCATTCCctagataattaaaaaaactcaagcTTTAAAGATCAACACAGACTTATACTAGTAGCAAACctaaaaaaactcatattCAAACGCAATGTAGCAGATAACACCAATCTAAGAGCTAAAGATTGTCCAAcgaatcaaaaaaaaaaaaaaaaaaaatggatgtaAAATTCAGTTCTTTAACAACAAACACTGGTTAAATCGCAGAAATACTCATAAGAATCTTATCTACTCACTGAAAACAGGACAAGGAGTTTGTTCATTTCTCAGAACAGAGATCCAGTGTTTGATCAAAGGATGTGGTGGCACAAAGACCTGAAACACCAGAATCAAATTCACATCTTTCACTttcaaatcaaactcaaaaaaaatctgaaaattgaaATCCTAGAGTTTTATTACCAGCATCCTGTTGCTCCCGTTAATGGAAGCCTCCGACGCAGCCATTTTTGTTCTAGCTCGTATAGTCCGTCGGGAAagtgacgaagaagaagcacccaaattctttaaaataatccAGAAATtcgaaaatcaaaattcagtTTGAATATGCAAAAGGCGTTACTGGAAAAGTGTGCTTTGGACATtagaataaatatatatatatactcgaTACCTGTGCGAGAATTGGGGAGGAATTAAAGGAGAGGAAAGAGGAaggattagggtttaggcGGCTGCTGCATTGTTGTCGGGGAGCAAAACGCAGCGTATCAGAAGAACACCTGAAAGCGTTACCAATTGAGCACGCCATTTTCGACGAGATGTCCGAATCTGGTTCGAGATTTTTGCAATGACGATAGCGCGGGCGAAGATTAACCGGTCGTCACTACTGTACCGAATAACTTTGGGTCTACTTATTACACGGCCCATTGGgcttttatattaatttttagcAATTTCTTTCCAAACAGAAATCTACAAATTAAggaataaattaataaataatttattaatttacatAGAGAGTTTTCTAATGTagtaactttttaaaagtttctacAAGATATTTTTCATCATAGAGAATATCTTTCTAAAACCAATTgcaagtaaaaaataattatcatgtctataaaacaatatcaaaagttttgatacagtaaaatattataactaaattcaaataagaacaaatacgagtttaagcaaaaaaatattagaaatttcttacatataatatattagatatatatatattttatatttatacaattactaatttataatattgatgggatcatatatttacataggattttcaaaaaaattattattttattaatttatcaatttgtGTCACTTTTTACAGTCCCAACTCGGGACtggaaaaaattattaatcttatatagattattaatttatcgagtattaatttatagaggttttactatTACAATAAACTTGAAAACTTATTTAGACTAGACTCCTTaactcttctcctcttcaaCTCATTCATCAGTTTTTGTAACAAATCTCTGAAACTGTACAAACCAGACACGGATTCTTTGTCTGAGAATTCAGGCA from Arabidopsis thaliana chromosome 3, partial sequence includes these protein-coding regions:
- a CDS encoding INO80 complex subunit D-like protein (unknown protein; FUNCTIONS IN: molecular_function unknown; INVOLVED IN: biological_process unknown; LOCATED IN: chloroplast; BEST Arabidopsis thaliana protein match is: unknown protein (TAIR:AT2G31600.1); Has 70 Blast hits to 70 proteins in 17 species: Archae - 0; Bacteria - 0; Metazoa - 0; Fungi - 0; Plants - 66; Viruses - 0; Other Eukaryotes - 4 (source: NCBI BLink).); protein product: MASAAKNTEQNPFSLKPPRPPSSSNAASSTAVASTSVEPQIRNPKPSTNVLPSTSNSPITMLQEDEILASSSHLTRPELLRRRADNLKQLAKCYKNHYWALMEDLKAQHRDYWCKYGVSQFKDEQNQSNKRRRLDPEGSGDKGNDGDQYANSNSGFCMYGCKAKAMALTKYCQLHILKDSKQKLYTGCTNVINRSPAGPLLCGKPTLASTVPVLCNVHYQKAQKNVAKALKDAGHNVSSTSKPPPKLHVIVAAFVHHIQAQRKNPHKEGKLKSVVKEEMTS
- a CDS encoding Ribosomal protein S3 family protein (Ribosomal protein S3 family protein; FUNCTIONS IN: structural constituent of ribosome, RNA binding; INVOLVED IN: response to salt stress, translation; LOCATED IN: cytosolic small ribosomal subunit, cytosolic ribosome, membrane; EXPRESSED IN: root, leaf; CONTAINS InterPro DOMAIN/s: K Homology, prokaryotic type (InterPro:IPR009019), K Homology, type 2 (InterPro:IPR004044), K Homology (InterPro:IPR004087), Ribosomal protein S3, C-terminal (InterPro:IPR001351), Ribosomal protein S3, eukaryotic/archaeal (InterPro:IPR005703); BEST Arabidopsis thaliana protein match is: Ribosomal protein S3 family protein (TAIR:AT2G31610.1); Has 5912 Blast hits to 5911 proteins in 2101 species: Archae - 256; Bacteria - 3650; Metazoa - 372; Fungi - 151; Plants - 167; Viruses - 0; Other Eukaryotes - 1316 (source: NCBI BLink).), encoding MTTQISKKRKFVADGVFYAELNEVLTRELAEDGYSGVEVRVTPMRTEIIIRATRTQNVLGEKGRRIRELTSLVQKRFKFPVDSVELYAEKVNNRGLCAIAQAESLRYKLLGGLAVRRACYGVLRFVMESGAKGCEVIVSGKLRAARAKSMKFKDGYMVSSGQPTKEYIDSAVRHVLLRQGVLGIKVKVMLDWDPKGISGPKTPLPDVVIIHSPKEEEAIYAPAQVAAPAALVADAPLTAVDYPAMIPVA
- the AKR4C11 gene encoding NAD(P)-linked oxidoreductase superfamily protein, coding for MADEIGFFQLNTGAKIPSVGLGTWQAAPGVVGDAVAAAVKIGYQHIDCASRYGNEIEIGKVLKKLFDDGVVKREKLFITSKIWLTDLDPPDVQDALNRTLQDLQLDYVDLYLMHWPVRLKKGTVDFKPENIMPIDIPSTWKAMEALVDSGKARAIGVSNFSTKKLSDLVEAARVPPAVNQVECHPSWQQHKLHEFCKSKGIHLSGYSPLGSPGTTWVKADVLKSPVIEMIAKEIGKSPAQTALRWGLQMGHSILPKSTNEGRIRENFDVLGWSIPKEMFDKFSKIEQVSETINHISANFVSVSSLNCNLLYFGF
- the AKR4C11 gene encoding NAD(P)-linked oxidoreductase superfamily protein (NAD(P)-linked oxidoreductase superfamily protein; FUNCTIONS IN: oxidoreductase activity; INVOLVED IN: response to cadmium ion; EXPRESSED IN: 25 plant structures; EXPRESSED DURING: 13 growth stages; CONTAINS InterPro DOMAIN/s: Aldo/keto reductase (InterPro:IPR001395), Aldo/keto reductase subgroup (InterPro:IPR020471), Aldo/keto reductase, conserved site (InterPro:IPR018170); BEST Arabidopsis thaliana protein match is: NAD(P)-linked oxidoreductase superfamily protein (TAIR:AT2G37770.2); Has 24440 Blast hits to 24411 proteins in 2487 species: Archae - 380; Bacteria - 16102; Metazoa - 2117; Fungi - 1777; Plants - 1502; Viruses - 0; Other Eukaryotes - 2562 (source: NCBI BLink).): MADEIGFFQLNTGAKIPSVGLGTWQAAPGVVGDAVAAAVKIGYQHIDCASRYGNEIEIGKVLKKLFDDGVVKREKLFITSKIWLTDLDPPDVQDALNRTLQDLQLDYVDLYLMHWPVRLKKGTVDFKPENIMPIDIPSTWKAMEALVDSGKARAIGVSNFSTKKLSDLVEAARVPPAVNQVECHPSWQQHKLHEFCKSKGIHLSGYSPLGSPGTTWVKADVLKSPVIEMIAKEIGKSPAQTALRWGLQMGHSILPKSTNEGRIRENFDVLGWSIPKEMFDKFSKIEQARLVQGTSFVHETLSPYKTLEELWDGEI
- a CDS encoding Ribosomal protein S21e (Ribosomal protein S21e; FUNCTIONS IN: structural constituent of ribosome; INVOLVED IN: translation, ribosome biogenesis; LOCATED IN: cytosolic small ribosomal subunit, ribosome; EXPRESSED IN: 23 plant structures; EXPRESSED DURING: 13 growth stages; CONTAINS InterPro DOMAIN/s: Ribosomal protein S21e (InterPro:IPR001931), Ribosomal protein S21e, conserved site (InterPro:IPR018279); BEST Arabidopsis thaliana protein match is: Ribosomal protein S21e (TAIR:AT5G27700.1); Has 661 Blast hits to 661 proteins in 257 species: Archae - 0; Bacteria - 0; Metazoa - 294; Fungi - 137; Plants - 120; Viruses - 0; Other Eukaryotes - 110 (source: NCBI BLink).), which produces MENDAGQVTELYIPRKCSATNRMITSKDHASVQLNIGHLDANGLYTGQFTTFALCGFVRAQGDADSGVDRLWQKKKVEAKQQ
- the UPP gene encoding uracil phosphoribosyltransferase (uracil phosphoribosyltransferase (UPP); FUNCTIONS IN: uracil phosphoribosyltransferase activity; INVOLVED IN: cellular response to phosphate starvation, developmental process, nucleoside metabolic process; LOCATED IN: chloroplast, plastid; EXPRESSED IN: 23 plant structures; EXPRESSED DURING: 15 growth stages; CONTAINS InterPro DOMAIN/s: Phosphoribosyltransferase (InterPro:IPR000836), Uracil phosphoribosyl transferase (InterPro:IPR005765); BEST Arabidopsis thaliana protein match is: uridine kinase-like 5 (TAIR:AT3G27440.1); Has 6282 Blast hits to 6282 proteins in 2386 species: Archae - 194; Bacteria - 4411; Metazoa - 238; Fungi - 342; Plants - 200; Viruses - 0; Other Eukaryotes - 897 (source: NCBI BLink).), which gives rise to MACSIGNAFRCSSDTLRFAPRQQCSSRLNPNPSSFLSFNSSPILAQNLGASSSSLSRRTIRARTKMAASEASINGSNRMLVFVPPHPLIKHWISVLRNEQTPCPVFRNAIAELGRLLMYEASREWLPTVVGEIMSPMGPASVEFIDPREPIAVVPILRAGLALAEHASSVLPANKIYHLGVSRDEKTLLPSVYLNKLPDEFPKNSRVFLVDPVLATGGTIMAAMDLLKERGLSVQQIKVICAIAAPPALSKLNEKFPGLHVYAGIIDPEVNEKGYIIPGLGDAGDRSFGTETHWVK
- the UPP gene encoding uracil phosphoribosyltransferase (uracil phosphoribosyltransferase (UPP); FUNCTIONS IN: uracil phosphoribosyltransferase activity; INVOLVED IN: cellular response to phosphate starvation, developmental process, nucleoside metabolic process; LOCATED IN: chloroplast, plastid; EXPRESSED IN: 23 plant structures; EXPRESSED DURING: 15 growth stages; CONTAINS InterPro DOMAIN/s: Phosphoribosyltransferase (InterPro:IPR000836), Uracil phosphoribosyl transferase (InterPro:IPR005765); BEST Arabidopsis thaliana protein match is: uridine kinase-like 2 (TAIR:AT3G27190.1); Has 6281 Blast hits to 6281 proteins in 2387 species: Archae - 194; Bacteria - 4412; Metazoa - 236; Fungi - 342; Plants - 200; Viruses - 0; Other Eukaryotes - 897 (source: NCBI BLink).), whose protein sequence is MAASEASINGSNRMLVFVPPHPLIKHWISVLRNEQTPCPVFRNAIAELGRLLMYEASREWLPTVVGEIMSPMGPASVEFIDPREPIAVVPILRAGLALAEHASSVLPANKIYHLGVSRDEKTLLPSVYLNKLPDEFPKNSRVFLVDPVLATGGTIMAAMDLLKERGLSVQQIKVICAIAAPPALSKLNEKFPGLHVYAGIIDPEVNEKGYIIPGLGDAGDRSFGTETHWVK